GTCAAATGCTTCTCCACGGTCAAAGAAGATCTCAGTATCAGGTCCAGAAGGTCCCGCACCGATTTCCCAGAAGTTGTCCTCAATTGGAATCAAGTGGCTTGGATCCACTCCTACTTCAATCCAGCGGTTGTAAGAATCCTTATCTTCAGGATAGTAGGTCATATAAAGTTTTTCAGCTGGGAAATCAAACCATTCTGGGCTTGTCAAAAGCTCGTAAGCCCAAGTGATGGCTTCGTCACGGAAGTAATCCCCGATAGAGAAGTTCCCCAACATTTCAAACATAGTATGGTGGCGCGCAGTCTTCCCTACGTTTTCAATATCGTTAGTACGGATAGCTTTTTGCGCATTGGTAATACGTGGGTTTTCAGGAATGATGGTTCCGTCAAAATATTTCTTAAGGGTTGCTACCCCAGAGTTGATCCACAAAAGAGTTGGATCGTTTACTGGAACCAAGCTCACTGATGGTTCTACAGAGTGACCTTTGCTTGCCCAGAAATCTAGCCACATTTGGCGAACTTGAGCACTAGATAGTTGTTTCATAATATCTCCTTATTTACTTGTTTAATTTGATTGGCTTTCCAGCATCTCCACATAGTCAATCGCGACACAAAGGGAAATGACCAAATCTGCATACGAGTCTTCATAGACGGTTACGGTGTAGGTTGAGGTCAAATGGAAAATTTCTTTCCGAATCTCGGCAATCACTTGGTCGCGGTCATCCAGCAATTTGAAATTCAAATCCCAGATATTGCCCTCGATACGAAGCCCTAGATTGTCAAACTCATACTTATCTCGCCAGAAGGTCAACTTCTTGCGAATGACGAAATTGGAACCGTTTCGTAACTGGATAGTAAAGCGAGGAAGCAAAGTGAAAAATTCTTTACTAATCTCACTGACTTGCTCACCATAGGCGTCATAGATGGTAAAGGTCTTAGGAATTTGGAAAAATGATCCCTCCACCTGATAGTTCACTACTCCTCTATCATCCTTGATATCGAAGCGTTCGCCTCCAAGACGAAACTTTTGTTTGACAAGAAATGTCTTCATAAACACCTCCAAAAATCAAAAGACAAGTCCATATCACGAAGGGCGAAAAACCGCGGTACCACCTTCATTCAATGAACTTGTCATTCTCTTATTCTTATGCAATTGTCTGATTGAGTAGCATGATTTCCTAGCTTAGATGGCTCGCAGCACCGCCATTTCTCTGGACTAAGACAACTGAAAATCAATTCTCAACTTTCTTATTATATCGTTTTTTAAAGCTTGCGTCAACTGGAAAAGCCGACAATAAACCAAATCTCCTACTTCCGATACATTTTAAACTGTAAGAAGAGGTCGCTATATTTTCCTGTCCATTTATGGTCAAATTTCTCATAAACTTCTAGGTGTTTCATGGTATCAGCGTCTGGATAGAAGGATTTGTCCTCACGAGTCTCCTCTGGGAGCATTTCCTTGGCTGGTAGGTTTGGTGTTGAGTAGCCTACATACTCGGCATTTTTCAGAGCATTTTCGGGTTTCAACATAAAGTTGATAAAGGCATAGGCTGCATCTTGGTTTTTCACGGTTTTTGGAATGACCATGTTATCAAACCAGAGATTGCTAGCCTCAGTCGGAACGACATACTTGAGATTAGGATTTTTCTCCAACATCTGGCTGGCTTCTCCTGAGAAGGTCACACCAATAGCAGCATTGTTCTGGATCATGTAACCCTTCATCTCGTCCGCCACAATGGCCTTGATATTTGGAGTCAGTTTATAGAGCTTATCCACTGTTTCTTCCAACTGCTGAGGATCCTTAGAGTTGAGGCTGTAACCGAGTGAGTTAAGCCCGAGTCCCAGCACCTCGCGCGCCCCATCAAAGAGCATGATGGAATCCTTGTATTCTGGTTTCCAGAGGTCATCCCAATGCTCAGGCGCCTCATCTATCATGGTTTCATTGTAGACAATTCCCAAGGTTCCCCAGAAGTACGGGATGGAGAATTTATTACCCGGGTCAAAAGACTGGTTGAGGAACTCTGGACCGATATTTTCGATTCCTTCAATTTTTGAATAATCAAGCGGAACTAAGAGGTCTTCGTCCTTCATCTTGTTAATCATGTATTCACTAGGGATGGCAATATCGTAGGTCGTTCCACCCTGCTTGATCTTGGTATACATGGCTTCGTTGGAGTCAAAGGTCTCGTACTGGACTTGGATTCCAGTTTCTTCTGTGAATTTCTCCAAGAGTTCTGGATCAATGTAGTCTCCCCAGTTGTAGATAACCAATTTTTGACTATCTCGACTGTTGATTTTACTATCTAGATGCGTCGCAATTCCCCACAAGACAAGGATAATCGCTACAATTCCTACTAAAAATGAATAGAGTTTTTTCATGCTCGCTCCTCCTTCTCATGTGAGATAAAGTAATAGCCAACAACTAGGATAATACTAAAGAGAAAGACAAGGGCAGAGAGTGCATTGATCTCTAACGAAATCCCCTTCCGAGCACGAGAGTAGATCTCGACTGACAGGGTTGAAAAGCCATTTCCCGTTACAAAGAAGGTCACGGCAAAGTCATCCAGCGAGTAGGTAAAGGCCATGAAATAACCTGCAATGATAGACGGTGTCAGGTACGGAAGCATGATTTCTTTGAACATTTGAAATTGGCTGGCACCCAAGTCATAGGCCGCATGAATCATGTCATCATTCATCTCCTTGAGACGAGGCAAGACCATCAAGACCACGATAGGGATGGAAAAGGCCACGTGGCTAAATAGAACCGTCAAAAATCCAAGTGAAAACTTAAGCTGGGTAAAAAGAATCAAGAAGCTGGCACCAATCATAACGTCTGGCGCAACCATCAAAATATTATTAAAAGATAGAAAGGCTTCTTGATATTTCTTACGAGACTGATAGATATAGATGGCACCGAAAGTCCCGATAACTGTCGCAATCAAGGCTGATAGAAAGGCCAAGAAAAAGGTTTGAGTGAGGATCAACATGAGACGACCATCACCAAACATGGTTTTAAAATGGCTCAAGCTAAAACCAGTAAAGCTGTTCATATCATCGCCAGCATTAAAGGCATAGCCAATCAAGTAAAAAATCGGCAAATAAAGGATGATAAAGACAAAGGCTAGGTAGAGATTGGCAAATTTTTTCATCGTTCTCTCCTTTCCTTGGTCACCCACATGGTGAGAAACATGGTCAGGATGAGAATCACACCGATGGTTGAACCCATACCGTAGTTGTCATTTGTTAGAAAGTTCTGCTCAATGGCCGTCCCCAAGGTGATAACGCGGTTCCCACCAATCAAACGTGTCAGCATGAAGAGACTCAAACTAGGGATAAAGACAGACTGAACACCACTTCTCACACCGTTCATCGATAAAGGGAAGATGACATGGCGGAAGGTTTCCCACTTGGTCGCACCGAGGTCATAGCTGGCATTGATCAGATTATTATCCATATCATCCAAGACATTGAAAATCGGTAAAATCATAAAGGGAAGCTCGATGTAGCTTGCAACAAAGATGAAGGAGAAATCCGTAAAGAGCAACTGCTGCGAACCGATTCCGATGAATTCCAAAAATTGGTTAATAGAGCCATTTTGACCAAAAATCCCGATAAAGGCATAAGCCTTGAGGAGCAGATTGATCCATGTAGGCAGGATTATCAGCATGAGCCAGAGTTGACGGTGCTTGAGACGAGTCAAAAAGAGGGCTGTTGGATAGCTGATAAGAAGTGTCACTAGAGTTACAATCCCAGCATAGAGCACTGAATTGAAGCTCATTTTGAGATAGGTCAAATTTTGTGACGCAAAGTAGGATTTGTAGTTTTCTAAACTAAATTGTCCTTCGATGTTGAAAAAGGATTGACCGAAAATCAAGACCAAGGGTGCGAGGACAAAGAGGGCAATCCAAAGCATGTAGGGCACTACAAAGAGTTTAGAGGTTGTTTTCTTCATCTCTTTCCTCCTCAATCGCATTAATCAGACCTGCTTCTTGCTCTTCGATTTCTACGTATTCTTCGATACGAGCATCGAACTCTTCTTCGGTTTCGTTGAGACGCATAATGTGGATATCTTCTGGTTCAAAGTCCAGACCGATTTCCTCACCAACGATGGCCTTACGAGTTGAGTGGATCATCCATTCATTACCGAGTTCGTCATAGGCAATAATCTCGTAGTGAACCCCGCGGAAAAGCTGGGTATCAACTTTAACTTGGAGCTTGCCTTCTTCAGGAAGGGTAATGCGCAAATCCTCTGGACGAATAACAACCTCAACAGGCTCATTTGGCTTCATCCCACCATCGACCGCTTCAAAGCGTTTGCCATTGAACTCGACCAAGTAGTCTTCAATCATGGTTCCTGGCAAGATATTGGACTCGCCGATAAAGGTGGCAACAAAGTGGTTGATCGGCTCATCATAGATATCAACTGGTGTACCAGACTGAACGATTTCACCGTCATTCATAACAAAAATCCAGTCACTCATAGCCAGGGCTTCCTCCTGATCATGAGTGACAAAGACAAAGGTAATCCCCAATCGTTGCTGCAGTTCACGCAGTTCATACTGCATGTCTGTTCGCAATTTCAAGTCCAGCGCTGACAAGGGCTCATCCAACAAGACCACACGGGGTTGGTTGATGATGGCACGGGCAATAGCCACACGCTGGCGTTGTCCTCCAGAAAGTTTACGGATAGAACGTTTCTCATAACCTTCCAACTGAACCATCTTGAGAACTTCCGCAACTCGCTGCTCGATTTCTTTCTTGTCGACTTTACGCAAGCGGAGTGGAAAGGCAACATTTTCAAACACATTCATATGTGGAAATAAGGCATAGGATTGGAAGACCGTATGGACATCTCGCTTGTTGGTTGGGATGTCGTTAATCCGTACCCCATCCAGTAAAATATCCCCTGTCGTCGCATCCAGTAAACCTGCAATGATGTTTAGAATGGTTGATTTTCCTGAACCAGATGCGCCTAAAAGAGTGTAGAATTTCCCTTCTTCCAACTCAAAGTTAATGTCTTTGAGAACCTTGGTGTTGCTGTCTTCAAAAACTTTAGAGACGTTTTTGAATTCAATAATTGGTTTTTTCAATTGTCATAAATTCCTTCTTTTTCATAAATTAACAGATCAGGGCTCTGTCAGGCCGCTACCACCTCGTGTAGGAGATTGAACTGCCTACATACATCTTCACTCACGATAGGCTTTCACCCCCTTTACAATGGTTATAGCAGCAATTTTTCAACCCCCAACCTTATTCCTTCTCGCCCAAGATTCGGACTTCTCTTTCAAGAGTGACACCTGAGTGTTCCTTGACTTTTTCAATAACAGATTGGATCAAGTCTTCATAGTCTTTGGCCGTTCCGTCAGCAACATTGATCATAAAACCGGCATGCTTTTCAGATACTTCCACACCACCGATTCGATAGCCCTTCAGGCCAGCTTCTGAAATCAGCTGTCCTGCAAAATGCCCAACTGGACGCTTAAAGACTGACCCACATGATGGGTATTCTAGAGGTTGTTTGAGTTCACGTAGGTGCGTCAAGCGGTCCATTTCTTGCTTGATAACCTGATGATTCCCTGGAGCTAGGGCAAATTTAGCTGACAAAACAACAGCCCCAGAATCCTGAATAGCTGAATGGCGGTAACCAAAAGCCAAGTCCTTGGCAGATAAGGTCTCGATTTCCCCTTCCTTGGTCAAAATTTGACAAGACTGCAAGATATGAGCAATCTCTCCTCCATAGGCACCCGCATTCATAAAGACAGCTCCACCGATGCTTCCAGGAATCCCACAAGCAAACTCAAAACCAGTCAAACTATGACGGAGAGCAATACGTGTCGTTTCGATCAAGTTGGCTCCTGCTTCTGCTTCGATGGTATAGCCATCAACCGAAACGTTATTGAGCTTATCGCACAAGATGACAAAACCACGGATTCCACCTTCACGAACAATGATATTGCTGGCATTTCCTAGCACCATCCAAGGAATATTCTCTTGATTGGCAAATTGAACAACACGCGCCATCTCATAGCGATTGCGCGGTAAAACTAGGTAATCTGCTCGACCTCCAACCTTGGTATAGGTATAGGTCTTCAAAGGTTCCTTAAAACGAATATCGATTCCTTCTAGGATTTCAAGCATTTTTTCTTTTACTGACATGTCACTCTTCCTTTTTCAAAATTCATTCCATTATACCATTTTTAGAGACATTTGACGACCATAAAAAGAGCTTGTTTTATCATTACATAAAAAAAGAGGTCACCCCTCTTTTTATGATTTTTTCCAAAATGTAAATTTTGTCAGCCAGATAAAGGCTAGAAGTTCTGCGAGAAGAATAAACTCAACTAAAAGCGGATTTGCAATCCATCCTACCTGAGATAAGGCTGGAGCCAAGTCAAACAAGGCATGCAAACCATAGGCAGCAAGGAGGTAGATCCATTTCTTTTGACGGACACTTTGATAGACCCAGATGGAAAGACCAATTTGTAGAATCAGAGCAAGCACACGTTCAACTCCTAGTAAATAAACCTGCCATACAGAAAGAGACTGAACCGTTTCGAGCGTAGATTTTGGAAGAAGATTGGCTACATCAGTATTTGAAGACTGGATGAGTGAAAAGAGAATCAAAAGACTGATCAAGCTTCCCATTCCGAGATAGAGCATCTCCAAGCCCCCATGTCCCAAACCATAGGCCAAAGCATCTCGATCTTCTAGCTTTCTCTTTTTCTCCAACCATTTAAAAAAGATAAGACGAGCCGTCTCTTCAAAGAGGGCTGCCATAGCGATCCCATAAAGGACGTATAAGAAAGGCTGCTCCTGCATAAGCGGAATGGTTCCATCTTTTTGCGGATGGAGTATCAGAAGGTGAACCATCTTCTCTAACACTTGAGAAGAAACAAAAAATGCGATTGCCCCCAAGCCCATCACTGCAAGAGAGATTTTAAACCGTTTTTTGGCATACCAAGTCCCACTTACTAGAATGAGAACCAAAGCGATCATGGTAAGGATAATATGTACTGTCATCTTTTTCTCCTATTCTGACTTATCAATATCTTTCTTCATCTCGTCAACGTTAAATTTGGCAAATAAATACTGGCGATCTTGGACTGGAAAACGTTGGTCCAACTGGTCGACTGCCCCAACCTCAATCATTCCTTCTTTGATAACAAAGTCCATCACATGCCCACCAAAGGTCAAATCATCTGAGATAAAATGCAAATGGTAGCCTGCAACACTCACCCCATGGAAAATCTCCGGTGTCCAAAATCCAACAATGGTTCCCGATACATTTTCACGGCTATATTCAGGTTGGTGTGTCGCGACATCAGCAAACTTGGTATCAGGTGTGGATTTAGGAATCATACGTACGTGCATTTGTGAAAATTCGCCATGAATCTTGATGGAACGAAAAAGATTTTCCCCATCATAGTAGGACTCAATCCGCTTTTCTAATTCCTTATCAGTCATCTCAAAGCGCTGACGGAAAATCACTTCTGCCTGATGAGGAACCACTGCTGCATAGGGAATAAGGGCATCCGCTGCCACTTCAACGATTTCAGGCGTTTGACCAGACCCCTTGGCTTGATAAGCCTTGCCATCAAGGACGATCAATTCCCCGTCAATCGAATCCAAAGTCCCCAAACCAAGGTCACCATGTTCCAGCAATTCTCCTACTGTCATGGTTCCACCATAGAGACCTGCCATTAGGGCACCTAGAGTATTGTATTGAAATAATTTTACCGGTTCCTGCACTTTTCTATCCATTCTCTTTCTTATCTTCTTTTCAATGAATCATCATACTTTCTAAGTATACCACATTTGCTCCTAGTTGTGAAAGGGAGAAATGCTTTTCCCATTGCAAAGGAGTCAAAAAAAAGGTACAATGTAACAAAATCAACGGAGGTCTGGAATGAAGAAAGAAAGTAAATACCAAGCAGTCGTTTCCTTTCTCAAAAAAGGTATCGAATCAGGAAAATTTCCAACAGGTAGCCGGCTTCCCTCTATCCGTCAACTGAGCCAAGACTTCCACTGTAGCAAGGACACTATCCAACGAGCCCTGCTGGAATTACGCCATGAACAATACCTCTATGCCAAACCCCAAAGTGGCTATTATGTTCTAGAACAGGGGCGGCATCAGGACTTGGAAATCGAAGTCACTGACGAACATGCCAGTGCCTATGACGACTTTCGGCTCTGTGTCAATGAAACACTGATTGGAAGAGAAAACTACCTCTTCAACTACTATGACAACCAAGAAGGACTTGAGGACCTCAGACAATCTGTCCATCAACTTCTTTTCAACCAAGCCCTCTACTGCAAACCCGACCAACTGGTTCTAACATCTGGTACCCAGCAAGCTCTCTTTATCCTTTCTCAGATTAACTTTCCGAGCGAGGGAGCTGAGATTTTGGTCGAACAGCCGACCTATCACCGAATGAACCGCCTCTTGGTCGCTCAGGGATTAACCTACCAGACCATTGAACGCCGTATTGATGGCATTGACCTTGAAGAACTGGAAAAACAGTTCAAATCTGGGAAAATCAAGTTTTTCTATACCATTCCTCGCTTCCACTATCCCCTAGGTCATTCCTACTCTGATCAGGAAAAAAGAGCTATTCTGAATCTAGCAAACCAGTATGGTGTTTACATCGTAGAGGATGACTATCTAGGGGACCTAGATCCTAGAAAGGGCCAAACCTTCCACTATCTGGATACTGAGGAGCGGGTCATTTATATCAAGTCCTTCTCAACAAGTCTCTTCCCAGCCCTTCGTATTACCGCTCTCATTCTCCCAAATGCTCTAAAAGAGGCCTTTGTTTCCTACAAAAATATCCTGGACTATGACAGCAATCTTATCATGCAAAAGGCTCTTTCTCTTTACATCGATAGCCAGTTATTTGAAAAAAATCGATTGGCCAGACTGACCCTTCAAGAGAACTATCAAGCTCAGATTAAGGAAGTACTTGAAAAAAATACCTGTCCCTTGCCCCACTATCCTCTACACGATGGCCTTCTGCTTGATTTGAGACACTATCCTAAGATTGCCAGTTTGAAACACAGCTCACTCAAACTAGACTTTTTTGAGAAGGCTTATTTGGACGCCTGTCCTTATCAGTTCGCCAAAGTCACTCTTGAAAATCTAGAAGAGCTATTAGAATACATAAAAGCAGAGTTAGATTAAAGTCCAACTCTGCTTTTTCTTATTGTTCAACTTCTGTTAGTTTCGCTGCCTTTTCAAGATAAGTTTGATAGGTTCCGTCATCTTTTAGTTTTTGGATAACCTTATCTACTACTGCTTTCAAGTCTGATTGATCCTTCTTGATAGCAACGGCATTGGCTTCGCCATCTTTCATCGTCAAGTTAACAGATGCAACGACAAGGTCTGAGTTTTTACCTGCGTAACTAAGAGCCACTGGTTCATCCATATGAACAGCATCCACTTTTCCAGCCTGCAATTCATTGACTGCTTCCCCCATATTAGTCAAGGATATCAACTGGGCATTTGGCAATTGTTCCTTGACCATGGTTTCTGGAACAGTTCCCTTTTGAGCTGCAATATTGGCACTTGCGAGGCTTGAAAGATCCTTGTATTTGTCTAAATCGGCTTTTCTAACCAAGAAACTCATCTTGTTTTCATAGTAAGGGATTGAAAAGTCAAAGACTTCCTTTCTTTCATCTGTGGCACTAATTCCTGCAATAGCCAAGTCAGCCTTTCCAGTTTGAAGGCTGGTCAAGACATTGTCAAAACTCATACTTGAGATTTCAAGTTTAACCCCAAGCTCGTCCGCAATCGCTTGAGCCATATCAATATCTGCACCAACCACTTGGTTTTTACCATCTACCAAGGATTGGAATTCAAACGGCGCATAGTCTGGGCTGGTCGCAACGACTAGCTTTCCTTTTTGTTTGATAGCGTCCACAGCAGACTGGGAACTATCCGTACCTGACTGGCAAGCTACTAGAACCACACTGGCAAGCATGCTACACACAACTAATATCCATTTCTTAAATTTCATAAATAAACGACCTTTCTGTTAATTCTGAATAATTATAACTCTTTTAAAAATAGTTGTCAACCCTTTTAGAGATTTTGATTGTAAAACAATTCTTTTCATAAAAAAAAGACTGATTTATTTTAATCAGCCTTTTCTTCTGTATATTTAAACCGTTTCTTATAGTTCGACAATCTTACCTGTTTCAAAGTAAACAACCCATTCACAGATATTTTTTGCGTAGTCTCCAATACGTTCCAAGAAAGAAATGACCTGGAAGTAATCACGGCCTGTAACAATAGCTTCAGGATTTTTCTTAATTTCTTCTGTAGCCAAATCACGGATGCTATCAAAGTAATGGTTGATTTTTTCATCCATCGCCGCTACTTCGTAGGCTTGATCCACAGAACCGTTGAGATAGAGATCTAGAGCTGCTTCAACGAAGTTTTTCACGTCGCGTCCCATCTTTTTGATTTCTTCTTCAACAGAAGGGATACGTTGCTCCCCCTTCATACGAATAGTCGCTTCAGCGATAGACACTGCATGATCTCCCATGCGTTCCACGTCTGAAACTGCCTTTAGAACGGTCAAGACGGTACGAAGGTCTTGCGAAACAGGTTGTTGGAGGGCGATCATTTCAAATGATTTCTTTTCCAACTTCACTTCATATTCATTTACTTCTGCATCGTCTTCGATGACTTCTTTTGCCAAATCACGGTCATGCGTGACAAAGGCACGCACTGTACGATTGATCTGCGAGAGCACTTCTTGTCCCATGGCATAGAACTGGTTATGCAATTTCTCCAAATCTTCTTCAAATTGAGATCGTAACATCATTCAACTCCTTATCCAAATTTTCCTGTAATATAATCTTCTGTTTCCTTGTTTTGTGGCTCTAGGAACATCTTCTTCGTATCGTTAAACTCGATCAAATCCCCATCTAGGAAAAATCCTGTTTTATCAGAGATACGTGAGGCTTGTTGCATCGAACGCGTTACCAAGAGCATGGTGTATTTATCTTTCAGACCATACAAGGTTTCCTCAATCTTACCTGCAGAAATAGGATCCAAAGCTGAAGTTGGTTCATCTAAGAGGATGATTTTCGGACTGGTTGCTAAGACACGAGCAACACAAACACGTTGTTGTTGTCCACCTGAGAGACCAATGGCCGAATCATGCAAACGATCCTTTACTTCATCCCAGATAGAAGCACGTTGCAAGGCCTTTTCTACTGCTTCATCCAAAACATGTTTATCCTTAACCCCATTGATACGCAGCCCATAGACAACATTTTCGTAGATAGACATAGGGAAGGGATTGGGCTGTTGAAAGACCATACCGATTTCCTTACGCAATTCAACCGTATCGGTGCGGGGACTGTAGATATTGTGACCATTATAGACTACTGATCCTGTTGTTGTCACTTCAGGATTTAGATCGCCCATGCGGTTGATAGCTTTGAGCAGGGTAGACTTTCCTGATCCAGAAGGACCAATCAAGGCTGTTATTTCCTTAGGTTGGAAAGAAAGGGAAACACTATTCAAGGCCTTCTTTTTATTGTAATAAACGGACAGGTCTGACACCTGTAAAATCGCTTCTGACATACCGTTTCCTTTCTAACCAAAGTGTCCTGTTACATAGTCATTGGTTGACTGTAACTTAGCATTTTGGAAAATATTGGATGTCTTATCATACTCAATCAAATCACCCAAGTAGAAAAATCCTGTGTAGTCACTTGCACGCGCAGCCTGCT
The sequence above is a segment of the Streptococcus oralis ATCC 35037 genome. Coding sequences within it:
- the phoU gene encoding phosphate signaling complex protein PhoU; the protein is MLRSQFEEDLEKLHNQFYAMGQEVLSQINRTVRAFVTHDRDLAKEVIEDDAEVNEYEVKLEKKSFEMIALQQPVSQDLRTVLTVLKAVSDVERMGDHAVSIAEATIRMKGEQRIPSVEEEIKKMGRDVKNFVEAALDLYLNGSVDQAYEVAAMDEKINHYFDSIRDLATEEIKKNPEAIVTGRDYFQVISFLERIGDYAKNICEWVVYFETGKIVEL
- a CDS encoding PLP-dependent aminotransferase family protein, translating into MKKESKYQAVVSFLKKGIESGKFPTGSRLPSIRQLSQDFHCSKDTIQRALLELRHEQYLYAKPQSGYYVLEQGRHQDLEIEVTDEHASAYDDFRLCVNETLIGRENYLFNYYDNQEGLEDLRQSVHQLLFNQALYCKPDQLVLTSGTQQALFILSQINFPSEGAEILVEQPTYHRMNRLLVAQGLTYQTIERRIDGIDLEELEKQFKSGKIKFFYTIPRFHYPLGHSYSDQEKRAILNLANQYGVYIVEDDYLGDLDPRKGQTFHYLDTEERVIYIKSFSTSLFPALRITALILPNALKEAFVSYKNILDYDSNLIMQKALSLYIDSQLFEKNRLARLTLQENYQAQIKEVLEKNTCPLPHYPLHDGLLLDLRHYPKIASLKHSSLKLDFFEKAYLDACPYQFAKVTLENLEELLEYIKAELD
- the murB gene encoding UDP-N-acetylmuramate dehydrogenase; the protein is MSVKEKMLEILEGIDIRFKEPLKTYTYTKVGGRADYLVLPRNRYEMARVVQFANQENIPWMVLGNASNIIVREGGIRGFVILCDKLNNVSVDGYTIEAEAGANLIETTRIALRHSLTGFEFACGIPGSIGGAVFMNAGAYGGEIAHILQSCQILTKEGEIETLSAKDLAFGYRHSAIQDSGAVVLSAKFALAPGNHQVIKQEMDRLTHLRELKQPLEYPSCGSVFKRPVGHFAGQLISEAGLKGYRIGGVEVSEKHAGFMINVADGTAKDYEDLIQSVIEKVKEHSGVTLEREVRILGEKE
- a CDS encoding ABC transporter substrate-binding protein, with product MKKLYSFLVGIVAIILVLWGIATHLDSKINSRDSQKLVIYNWGDYIDPELLEKFTEETGIQVQYETFDSNEAMYTKIKQGGTTYDIAIPSEYMINKMKDEDLLVPLDYSKIEGIENIGPEFLNQSFDPGNKFSIPYFWGTLGIVYNETMIDEAPEHWDDLWKPEYKDSIMLFDGAREVLGLGLNSLGYSLNSKDPQQLEETVDKLYKLTPNIKAIVADEMKGYMIQNNAAIGVTFSGEASQMLEKNPNLKYVVPTEASNLWFDNMVIPKTVKNQDAAYAFINFMLKPENALKNAEYVGYSTPNLPAKEMLPEETREDKSFYPDADTMKHLEVYEKFDHKWTGKYSDLFLQFKMYRK
- a CDS encoding YhfC family intramembrane metalloprotease; translation: MTVHIILTMIALVLILVSGTWYAKKRFKISLAVMGLGAIAFFVSSQVLEKMVHLLILHPQKDGTIPLMQEQPFLYVLYGIAMAALFEETARLIFFKWLEKKRKLEDRDALAYGLGHGGLEMLYLGMGSLISLLILFSLIQSSNTDVANLLPKSTLETVQSLSVWQVYLLGVERVLALILQIGLSIWVYQSVRQKKWIYLLAAYGLHALFDLAPALSQVGWIANPLLVEFILLAELLAFIWLTKFTFWKKS
- a CDS encoding ABC transporter substrate-binding protein, with product MKFKKWILVVCSMLASVVLVACQSGTDSSQSAVDAIKQKGKLVVATSPDYAPFEFQSLVDGKNQVVGADIDMAQAIADELGVKLEISSMSFDNVLTSLQTGKADLAIAGISATDERKEVFDFSIPYYENKMSFLVRKADLDKYKDLSSLASANIAAQKGTVPETMVKEQLPNAQLISLTNMGEAVNELQAGKVDAVHMDEPVALSYAGKNSDLVVASVNLTMKDGEANAVAIKKDQSDLKAVVDKVIQKLKDDGTYQTYLEKAAKLTEVEQ
- the budA gene encoding acetolactate decarboxylase, whose amino-acid sequence is MDRKVQEPVKLFQYNTLGALMAGLYGGTMTVGELLEHGDLGLGTLDSIDGELIVLDGKAYQAKGSGQTPEIVEVAADALIPYAAVVPHQAEVIFRQRFEMTDKELEKRIESYYDGENLFRSIKIHGEFSQMHVRMIPKSTPDTKFADVATHQPEYSRENVSGTIVGFWTPEIFHGVSVAGYHLHFISDDLTFGGHVMDFVIKEGMIEVGAVDQLDQRFPVQDRQYLFAKFNVDEMKKDIDKSE
- a CDS encoding LURP-one-related/scramblase family protein; this encodes MKTFLVKQKFRLGGERFDIKDDRGVVNYQVEGSFFQIPKTFTIYDAYGEQVSEISKEFFTLLPRFTIQLRNGSNFVIRKKLTFWRDKYEFDNLGLRIEGNIWDLNFKLLDDRDQVIAEIRKEIFHLTSTYTVTVYEDSYADLVISLCVAIDYVEMLESQSN
- a CDS encoding ABC transporter permease, producing MKKFANLYLAFVFIILYLPIFYLIGYAFNAGDDMNSFTGFSLSHFKTMFGDGRLMLILTQTFFLAFLSALIATVIGTFGAIYIYQSRKKYQEAFLSFNNILMVAPDVMIGASFLILFTQLKFSLGFLTVLFSHVAFSIPIVVLMVLPRLKEMNDDMIHAAYDLGASQFQMFKEIMLPYLTPSIIAGYFMAFTYSLDDFAVTFFVTGNGFSTLSVEIYSRARKGISLEINALSALVFLFSIILVVGYYFISHEKEERA
- the pstB gene encoding phosphate ABC transporter ATP-binding protein PstB, producing MSEAILQVSDLSVYYNKKKALNSVSLSFQPKEITALIGPSGSGKSTLLKAINRMGDLNPEVTTTGSVVYNGHNIYSPRTDTVELRKEIGMVFQQPNPFPMSIYENVVYGLRINGVKDKHVLDEAVEKALQRASIWDEVKDRLHDSAIGLSGGQQQRVCVARVLATSPKIILLDEPTSALDPISAGKIEETLYGLKDKYTMLLVTRSMQQASRISDKTGFFLDGDLIEFNDTKKMFLEPQNKETEDYITGKFG
- a CDS encoding ABC transporter ATP-binding protein, whose translation is MKKPIIEFKNVSKVFEDSNTKVLKDINFELEEGKFYTLLGASGSGKSTILNIIAGLLDATTGDILLDGVRINDIPTNKRDVHTVFQSYALFPHMNVFENVAFPLRLRKVDKKEIEQRVAEVLKMVQLEGYEKRSIRKLSGGQRQRVAIARAIINQPRVVLLDEPLSALDLKLRTDMQYELRELQQRLGITFVFVTHDQEEALAMSDWIFVMNDGEIVQSGTPVDIYDEPINHFVATFIGESNILPGTMIEDYLVEFNGKRFEAVDGGMKPNEPVEVVIRPEDLRITLPEEGKLQVKVDTQLFRGVHYEIIAYDELGNEWMIHSTRKAIVGEEIGLDFEPEDIHIMRLNETEEEFDARIEEYVEIEEQEAGLINAIEEERDEENNL
- a CDS encoding ABC transporter permease, with amino-acid sequence MKKTTSKLFVVPYMLWIALFVLAPLVLIFGQSFFNIEGQFSLENYKSYFASQNLTYLKMSFNSVLYAGIVTLVTLLISYPTALFLTRLKHRQLWLMLIILPTWINLLLKAYAFIGIFGQNGSINQFLEFIGIGSQQLLFTDFSFIFVASYIELPFMILPIFNVLDDMDNNLINASYDLGATKWETFRHVIFPLSMNGVRSGVQSVFIPSLSLFMLTRLIGGNRVITLGTAIEQNFLTNDNYGMGSTIGVILILTMFLTMWVTKERRER